The Nitrosomonas sp. PY1 genomic sequence CAAGGTAATTGCGCTGCTTATACTTTTCATTGGAATTGTGATCGGTGGGTATTTCTATGTCTGGAGTGATCAAATACAAGTGTTAGAAAGTGCCGAAGCTGAAGAAGAGACATTAAAAACGACTTATCTAGCCAAAAAGCATAGTGTCATTAACTTGCCTGCCTTGCGACAACAATTGCAAGATATCGAGCAGTCACTGAGTACCTTGTTGCGACAATTACCGGATAAATCGGAGATGGAAGGCTTGTTAGTCGATATCAATCAAGCTGGGCTCGGTCGTGGACTGCAATTTGAGCTGTTTAAGCCAGCAGAGAAAGAATCCATCAATGCATTCTACGCGGAACTTCCAATCGCGGTCAAAGTAATCGGGGAATATCATGATATCGGAGCCTTTGCCAGCGACGTTGCAAAATTGCCACGTATTGTAACGATTAATGATATCAATATCGTTCCTGGGAATGATGGAAAGTTGATATTAGATGCTATTGCCAAGACTTTTCGATACTTGGATGAGGAAGAGATAGCAAAACAATCCTTAGGAAAGTGAATTATGATGCGTACTGTGCTTCTACTATTACTGTTTATTATTGTGACGATGATGACAGCATGTAGTTCGACCGATTATAGTGATCTTGAATCATTTGTGAATGATTCTTCACAGGGTTTGCAAGGAAAGATTGATCCACTGCCCGAAGTGAAATTACCTAAATCTTTTACTTACCAAGCCTTCGATATTTCCGATCCATTTGTACCTCGCGCAAATGGTCAAGCACAAAATGCTTCAAATGGGATCAGTCCCGATCTCAATCGGCAAAAAGAAATTTTAGAATCTTATCCGCTCGAAAGCTTATCTTTGGTTGGCTCTTTACAGCAAGATAACATGGTTTTTGCCTTAATTAAATCACCTGATGGAATTTTACATCGCGTCAAGAAAGGTAATCACTTAGGACATAATTTTGGAAAGATAGAGGCTATTTCAGAAATGGAAGTTAGTTTGAAGGAAATTGTGCAGAACGGTACGACTGAGTGGGTTGAGAAACAAAGCGCCCTTATATTGAAAAACTAAATTTTATGTTTCATTTCGAGCGATGAAAAAAAATAACTTGATACATGCAGTTACTATATTCTTTCTGACTTTTAGCGGATTAGTTGCTGCTGAGCAAATCCAATCTTCTCCATCTTTCTCAAATACGCTTCGTTCAATCAGTATATCCAATGGACAAAGCGGTGAGATTGTCGCTAAATTAACACTTGAGCAGGCATTGCCTACAGCGCCCGTTGGTGTTGCATTGAACAATCCGTTTCGCATCTACTTCGATTTAAATCAGGTTTCTAACGGTATTGGGAAGAATTATCAGGAATCGCTCGAAGGCGATCTGCGAAGTATCAATGTTGTCCAAGTGGATGATCGTACGAGAGTAGTACTGAATTTGGCAAAATTAATGCAGCACGATATTCAAATCAAAGATAATTTGCTGCTGATAAGGCTTGCTGCTGCTCCGGCTAAACAAACGAGAGCTTCGCCTGTCAGGATTACGGAAGCCGCATCGCAAAAACAAACCAATGGTTTGCGTGATATTGATTTCCGCCGTGGTACCTTGGGGGAGGGTCGAGTAGTCATTGATATGACTAAAACCAATGCAAACGTGGACGTGAAACAACAAGGTGATGTGGTTCTTGTGGATTTTGTGGATACCTTTATACCAGATAGCTTGG encodes the following:
- a CDS encoding pilus assembly protein PilP → MMRTVLLLLLFIIVTMMTACSSTDYSDLESFVNDSSQGLQGKIDPLPEVKLPKSFTYQAFDISDPFVPRANGQAQNASNGISPDLNRQKEILESYPLESLSLVGSLQQDNMVFALIKSPDGILHRVKKGNHLGHNFGKIEAISEMEVSLKEIVQNGTTEWVEKQSALILKN
- a CDS encoding type 4a pilus biogenesis protein PilO; translated protein: MDLMVELQQLDINKAGDWPILFKVIALLILFIGIVIGGYFYVWSDQIQVLESAEAEEETLKTTYLAKKHSVINLPALRQQLQDIEQSLSTLLRQLPDKSEMEGLLVDINQAGLGRGLQFELFKPAEKESINAFYAELPIAVKVIGEYHDIGAFASDVAKLPRIVTINDINIVPGNDGKLILDAIAKTFRYLDEEEIAKQSLGK